In Oryza sativa Japonica Group chromosome 2, ASM3414082v1, the following are encoded in one genomic region:
- the LOC4329381 gene encoding small ribosomal subunit protein eS8, whose amino-acid sequence MGISRDSMHKRRATGGKQKAWRKKRKYELGRQPANTKLSSNKTVRRVRVRGGNVKWRALRLDTGNYSWGSEAVTRKTRILDVVYNASNNELVRTQTLVKSAIVQVDAAPFKQWYLTHYGVDIGRKKKAPAAKKDAEGQDAEATTEEAKKSNHVVRKLEKRQQGRTLDAHIEEQFGSGRLLACISSRPGQCGRADGYILEGKELEFYMKKLQRKKGKGASA is encoded by the exons atgg GTATCTCGCGTGATTCCATGCACAAGCGCCGCGCCACGGGCGGCAAGCAGAAGGCATGGCGCAAGAAGCGAAA GTATGAGCTCGGAAGGCAGCCTGCCAACACCAAGCTGTCAAGCAACAAGACAGTGAGGAGGGTGCGTGTCCGTGGAGGTAATGTGAAATGGAGGGCCCTCCGTTTGGATACTGGCAACTACTCATGGGGAAGTGAGGCCGTGACCCGCAAGACCCGTATCCTTGATGTGGTCTACAATGCATCCAACAATGAGCTTGTCAGGACTCAGACCCTTGTAAAGAGTGCTATTGTGCAAGTTGATGCTGCCCCCTTCAAGCAGTGGTACCTCACTCACTATGGAGTGGATATTGGTAGAAAGAAGAAGGCTCCTGCAGCCAAGAAGGATGCTGAG GGGCAGGATGCTGAAGCTACCACAGAGGAAGCGAAGAAAAGCAACCATGTTGTCAGGAAGCTTGAGAAGCGCCAACAGGGACGCACACTTGACGCCCACATCGAAGAACAGTTTGGCAGTGGGAGGTTGCTGGCCTGCATTTCTTCCCGCCCTGGGCAGTGTGGCCGAGCAGATGG CTATATCCTTGAGGGCAAAGAGCTGGAATTCTACATGAAGAAGCTCCAGAGGAAGAAGGGCAAGGGTGCCTCAGCTTAG
- the LOC4329382 gene encoding uncharacterized protein, translated as MAMITLPVAAHAPSPWLPPSILRLRSTSTTTTIPAAAARSSAPHPLPDELHLVADIRSPHNHIRVADVSRTASGAGHPLAGARLLLLDAPGNIHSLSFPRSPCPLTSTYLDVFATLPPLLPASASSLAVLGFGAGSAARAVLHFFPDISVHGWEIDPAVVSASRDFFGLAELEAEHAARLSIHVGDALEASADAVAVPGGFGGVLVDLFAGGSVLPELQEMDTWRRIGRRMVAPGGRVMVNCGGPCVEAEEEGRGGEAVKDATLRALTAAFGHGMVSVMDMDESWVAMTGPAVSSAPEEAAAWKAKLPPELRRYVDMWRPCLL; from the coding sequence ATGGCGATGATAACGCTGCCAGTAGCTGCCCACGCTCCGTCGCCATGGCTTCCGCCCTCcatcctccgcctccgctccacctccaccaccaccaccatccccgccgccgccgcaagatCCTCCGCTCCCCACCCTCTCCCGGACGAGCTCCACCTCGTCGCCGACATCCGCTCGCCGCACAACCACATCCGCGTCGCCGACGTCTCCCGCACCGCCTCCGGAGCCGGCCaccccctcgccggcgcgcgcctcctcctcctcgacgcgccGGGCAACATCcactccctctccttccctcgCTCCCCCTGCCCCCTCACCTCCACCTACCTCGACGTCTTCGCCACGCTCCCGCCActcctccccgcctccgcctcgtcccTCGCCGTCCTCGGCTTCGGCGCGggctccgccgcgcgcgccgtcctccaCTTCTTCCCGGACATCTCCGTCCACGGCTGGGAGATCGACCCCGCCGTGGTCTCCGCCTCCCGCGACTTCTTCGGCCTCGCGGAGCTCGAGGCGGAGcacgccgcccgcctctccATCCATGTCGGGGACGCGCTCGAGGCCTCGGCCGACGCCGTGGCCGTGCccggcggcttcggcggcgtGCTGGTGGACCTGTTCGCCGGCGGGAGCGTGCTCCCGGAGCTCCAGGAGATGGACACGTGGAGGCGGATAGGCCGGCGGATGGTGGCGCCCGGAGGGAGGGTCATGGTGAACTGCGGCGGGCCGtgcgtggaggcggaggaggaggggaggggcggcgaggCCGTCAAGGACGCAACCCTGCGCGCGCTCACGGCGGCGTTCGGGCACGGGATGGTGTCGGTGATGGATATGGACGAGAGCTGGGTGGCCATGACTGGACCGGCGGTGTcgtcggcgccggaggaggcggcggcgtggaaggCTAAGCTGCCGCCGGAGCTACGGCGATATGTTGATATGTGGAGGCCGTGCTTGCTGTGA